The Nostoc sp. 'Peltigera membranacea cyanobiont' N6 genome contains the following window.
TCAAGACCACTCCCAGGATAATCGATCCACCACCAAGGATGAATGACCAGAAGCGATGGTAACTATTGACAATAGTGCCATTTTCACTTTGAAGTTGAATTAAATCCATCCAAGGCGCAACACCCCGACGGAACCAACCTACAGCCCCCACTTGTTCGCCAATTAAGCTTTTCACTCGCTTCATCCCAAACAAGAAATTACCGATGGGGCCAAAGCGTGAGGCGTAATGCAGATAAAGCATCCCGCTACGATCCTGAATTTTTAAATCGGAACCAAATTTATAACCAGCGTCGCCACGACCAATAAGTAGACCTTCCAGTTTTGCCGGTTGTCCGCGTAACGGACTGGCGTAGGGGTCTGACATCAGCGTGAGAATATCAGTTTCTGCTGCTTGCTTGTAGTCGGGGAACATCACCAAGGCTTTGATTACAATTCCTATGCCTAAGCCAATAAGTGGCGCACCAAATGCTAAACCTGTGTTTGGAGAACTTGACCACAGAATCACACCCATTACCAAGCCAACCAAGAAACCAATTGTTTCAGCGCCGTACAGCACAACATCTAAAAAGAAGTTGCCGTAAAGTCTACTCTTACTCAGAGTTTTGCCTTCTCCAATAACTCGCCCCATATCAAACTCAGTTGGTAAACCCAATTGTTCGGCATAAGTGCTTAATGCACGAACTCGCTTACCTGTCAACGGGTGAGTTGAATTTAACTCCATCCACCAGCCCCAAGGGTTAAACATATCCCACAGAAAGACGCGACCAATTTTTTGGGTATCGGATGCAATGCGGTAAGCGGTTCCTGTAGAAGCGGCGGCTTTATGGTCGTAGATACCCAAGGCACGAGTCCCTTCAATTAAACGACTGGGTTCTTGTGTCCGCGAACCTTCTTCTAGGATGCCGTAGGCAATTTTCACCAAAGCGCGGGATAATCCATTGGGATTACCTGTACTTTCGGCCGCAAAATGGTCAGCAAAGTATTCTCGTGTCCGAGAGAGGTACAGCAGCAGATAAGTACCAATGACGTAAAACACGTAGGCAACCAGACCAGCAGTTTGGATAGCATCTTTAATCTTGTTATCGCCACCACGCCCTAATTTTCTGGCTGTGCTGTAAATCAGGTAGCAAATTTGCACTAAGGTGGAAGCTACAGTCATCACTGCAAAGTCCCAGTGGACGATGTGCCCCAATTCATGGGCGTAAACTGTAGCAATTTCATCGTCATCCAAATATGTGAAGAGTCCCTGGCTAACTATTAAACGGGCGCTATTCGGCAATGAACCGTAAGTAAAAGCCGTGGGGTTTTGGTCGTTAATAATTCCTAGCCGTGGTGTTTTCAGCTTTTTCTGTTCGCAGACTTGGCGAATAACTTTAGCTGTCTCTGGACTAAGACTTTCAACTTCTGCTAACTCTACCCAGCGAGTTTGGTAAAGCCAGCCTTGAGTTAAGTCCATCATGAATGGAGACAGGAAAAAAGCGGCGATATTAAAAACTAGGGTAATACCAATAGCGATCGCTAGCCCTTGGAGCGGATCGTTGCTACCCAAAATAAATACTAAGCTCAAACCTAAAGCAAACACCATGCCAAACAACAAGGTCATGGTGACACCAGAAGCTAACGCCAAACTACCACCCACACCCCCCATCGCTAATTTCATCCCAGTAGTGGCGGCACGACTAGCTTTTTGGCTGGCGTTAGATTGGGTTGCTGGCGTTTGGCGGAAGGATTGACTAGCTTGTTCTGCCCAACTGCGAGCCTGTGGGTTTTCACTCATCATTAACCTTTGACACAGAATTTTGGCTTTTTCGATTTCGCCTGTGGCTTGATAGGCTTTTATCAGCCACATCTGTGCTGAAAGATAATCTGAGGAATCACTTTCGCCGGAGGCGTTGGCGCGGCCATCAGCGCAATCGCGGCAGAATTTTTCGAGTAATTTAACCGCTTCTTGATAACGCTTGTCTTTTAAGGCATCTAATCCAGATTGCAATGACATAGGATCTCCCTACTAAAGGAGTGGTATTTAATCTATCAATACTCAATAGATCCAGCGATCGTCACTGCAATTTCGTAAAAATTTAAATAATGGCAGTATAAATTATCTACTTAAGTAAAAGACTAGAGAAACATAAATTACGATGTCTCTCTAGTCTTGGGTACGCATAAATCATTTTTAAGGCTTTTAAATATTGCCTGTAATAATACTTAATTTATTTATATAGTGGAGAAGTTGTTACTGTTACTTGCTCTGTGTTTCATACTCATAGAATAAATGTTTTAAACCAAGTTTTGCTTCACCCGATCAGAGGAATTATTGATTACCCAGATGGTTCACCCGATTGGAGGAAGACGATAAGCAACGATCGACTCAGATTGATAAGATGAAGAAAAAGTAAAGATTTCTGTTATGACTATTTTTGATATTGGTTCTCCCCTAATTGCGATCGCCCAAAAAACCCGCAAAGCCGCAAGTAAGCTGGCGATTCTCTCCACTGAGGCAAAAAATCAGGCAATTGTTGCGATCGCGCAAGCTTTAGAATCGGCTAAAGATGAAATTTTACAAGCAAATGTTGCTGATTGTAAAGCTGCTACCGCCGAAGGAATTCCCCAACCGCTTTATAAGCGCTTACAGTTGGATGAACATAAATTAAGAGATGCGATCGTTGGGGTACAAGATGTAGGTAAGCTGGCAGATCCAATTGGTAAAATCCAAATTCACCGCGAACTTGATACTGGTTTAATTCTCAAGCGAATTACTTGTCCTTTAGGTGTTTTGGGGATTATTTTTGAAGCGCGTCCAGAGGCGGCGATTCAAATTGCTTCCTTAGCGATCAAATCTGGAAATGGGGTAATTCTCAAATGCGGAAAAGAAGCGGTACGTTCTTGCGAAGCGATAGTCAAAGCAATTAAACAAGGATTATCTGAAACTGCTGTTAACCCTGATGCAGTACAGTTATTGACAACTAGAGAAGAAACTCTAGAACTTTTGAAATTAGACAAATATGTAGATTTAATTATTCCTAGAGGTTCTAATTCTTTTGTCCGGTTTGTTCAAGAAAATACACGGATTCCTGTATTAGGTCACGCCGATGGTATTTGTCATCTTTATATAGATAAAGCTGCTGATATTTCTAAAGCAGTTCCGATTACCGTCGATGCCAAAGCTCAATATCCGGCTGTTTGTAATGCGATTGAAACTTTGCTAGTTCACCAATCAATTGCTACGGAGTTTTTACCCCAAGTTGCTGATGCTTTGCAAGAACGCCATGTAGAATTAAGAGGCGATCAACGCACCTTAGAAATTTTACCTAATATCGTATCGGCAACAAAGATAGATTGGGAAACAGAATATAGCGATTTTATTTTGTCGATAAAGATTGTAGACTCGATAGAAGCTGCGATCGCACATATTAACGAATATGGTTCTCGTCATACTGACGCGATTATCACTGAAGATTCAGAATCTGTTGAAACTTTCTTTGGACTAGTAAATGCAGCTAATATATTCCACAATTGTTCTACCCGATTTGCTGATGGTTTCCGCTATGGTTTCGGTGCGGAAGTAGGGATTAGTACGCAACAAATGCCTCCCCGCGGCCCCGTTGGTTTAGAAGGATTGGTGACATACAAATATCAAATGACTGGCGATGGACATATTGTCGCTACTTACACCGGGGCGAATGCTAAAGCTTTTACTCATCAGGATTTGGAGTAAAGTATTCTAAAAAGTATGGGTTTGAATAATGCTAGAAATACACCGATTTATCCGGTGTATTTTTTAGGTTAATAGTTTATCTGAGTTGTTAAAAGTTTTAATTGGGCTTATTTAAACTAAGGCTTTAAGTAACGCCTGAAGCTTAAGCTGCACCTCTGCAAATTCCTTATCCGGATCGGAGCCAGCAACAATACCAGCACCAGCATACAATCTCGCGCGATCGCCATCAATCAATGCTGACCGAATTCCCACAATAAACTCACAGTTTCCCTGAGAATCTATCCAACCTAGAGGCGCAGCATACAAACCTCTCTCAAAGCTTTCGTAACGGCGAATTTCAGCACAGGCTACATCTCGTGCTGCACCTGCAACGGCTGGTGTAGGATGCAATTGTCCGACAATCTTTAATGGGTGAATGTTAACTGGAACTACAGCACTTATTGGTGTCCATAAATGCTGGATATTCGATAATTGTCGCAGCCGTGGTGCTAATATCTGTGGTGACAAACCTAGTTGGCGTAGGCGTTGGGTGATAAAATTAAGCACTAACGAATGTTCGTGCTTTTCTTTTTCACTATTAAGTAAGCGATTGGCATTAGCCGCATCTTCAGCAGGGGTTTTACCTCGTGGTGCAGAACCAGCCAAAGCATCTGTAATTAACTGTTGATTATTAATACTAATTAATCTTTCTGGACTTGCACCAATAAAGTTTTGTCCTTTGCCATTACTGGTAGAAAAGATATAACAATTAGGATGTATTTGCCTAAGATTATTTAAAGATTTAATTAAGTCAAAATGATTGCTTGATTTGACATCTAATATATCTGCTAGAACAATCTTGCTTAAATGACTAGACCGAATTTTTTCCAAAACAGATACTACTGAACGTTTAAACTGAGTAGCATTTGTGACAGATTTTTTGTATAAATTTGTCGAAAAAGAATCAATATTAGCAGAGTAATATTCTAAAGATTGGATAAATTCAATTTTATTTTGCACATTCTCCAATAACCTTTGAATATTTGTATTTTCATTAAGAATTATATTTGTTACTAATATACAACGCTGATTTTTAACAGCTACTTGCCAACGTGGAAGAAAAATGGTAGCAGATGGAAATGGATAATCGACTTGGGCATTTTTATCAAAAAAGCTGAAATAAGAAAAAAAGTGAGGCCCAGAAAAAGGTTGATTAGCGTTACCAAAATTAATTATATTTTTTAGACAAGATTTGATAAAATATTCAGCTTGAGCAAAACGATCTGCACCATCAATCTGTAATTTTGCTACAGAATCGATTGCTGCGATCGCTTCTCCTTTAGCTCTGTCCTCAAAGTAAAAATTTATTTCATTTGCTTGTGTAAGTCGATCCAATACAAGTAAAGGATCGACTAAATCGATCTCTTGAGAGATACTGACAATTTGCTTGTCATTATTTTGGAGGCACTTTTCTTGGACTGATAACAAAAATTGATATAAATCTTTGCGCTCTACAAACAAGTTGCTACGACATGGTGAAACTGTCATGGATCTAACGATAGTAAATTTTTTTTAAGTTACTTCCTAAAGTGTAATTAATCGTGGTCGTATTTTTACAGGTAACATATTAAGTTGCCATTTCACCAGCGTAGGATTTGCTTTGTTCATGGTGTTCCTAGACCATAATAAGACAGTTTTAGCCTGAGACTGCAACGTGAGGGTGAGTGTTAACAACACAAGGTTAACAAGCCATAGGAAAAGTGATAGTTATTTATATATCACTCATATCTAGCGTCTGTTTAAATCATAAAATCTAAAGTGTGAGCAATATTCTGGTAATTTAATTAATCGCAACTGATGACTACCAAGCAAATTTTATATCCCAA
Protein-coding sequences here:
- a CDS encoding isochorismate synthase, translating into MTVSPCRSNLFVERKDLYQFLLSVQEKCLQNNDKQIVSISQEIDLVDPLLVLDRLTQANEINFYFEDRAKGEAIAAIDSVAKLQIDGADRFAQAEYFIKSCLKNIINFGNANQPFSGPHFFSYFSFFDKNAQVDYPFPSATIFLPRWQVAVKNQRCILVTNIILNENTNIQRLLENVQNKIEFIQSLEYYSANIDSFSTNLYKKSVTNATQFKRSVVSVLEKIRSSHLSKIVLADILDVKSSNHFDLIKSLNNLRQIHPNCYIFSTSNGKGQNFIGASPERLISINNQQLITDALAGSAPRGKTPAEDAANANRLLNSEKEKHEHSLVLNFITQRLRQLGLSPQILAPRLRQLSNIQHLWTPISAVVPVNIHPLKIVGQLHPTPAVAGAARDVACAEIRRYESFERGLYAAPLGWIDSQGNCEFIVGIRSALIDGDRARLYAGAGIVAGSDPDKEFAEVQLKLQALLKALV
- a CDS encoding glutamate-5-semialdehyde dehydrogenase; translation: MTIFDIGSPLIAIAQKTRKAASKLAILSTEAKNQAIVAIAQALESAKDEILQANVADCKAATAEGIPQPLYKRLQLDEHKLRDAIVGVQDVGKLADPIGKIQIHRELDTGLILKRITCPLGVLGIIFEARPEAAIQIASLAIKSGNGVILKCGKEAVRSCEAIVKAIKQGLSETAVNPDAVQLLTTREETLELLKLDKYVDLIIPRGSNSFVRFVQENTRIPVLGHADGICHLYIDKAADISKAVPITVDAKAQYPAVCNAIETLLVHQSIATEFLPQVADALQERHVELRGDQRTLEILPNIVSATKIDWETEYSDFILSIKIVDSIEAAIAHINEYGSRHTDAIITEDSESVETFFGLVNAANIFHNCSTRFADGFRYGFGAEVGISTQQMPPRGPVGLEGLVTYKYQMTGDGHIVATYTGANAKAFTHQDLE
- a CDS encoding zinc metalloprotease HtpX; translated protein: MSLQSGLDALKDKRYQEAVKLLEKFCRDCADGRANASGESDSSDYLSAQMWLIKAYQATGEIEKAKILCQRLMMSENPQARSWAEQASQSFRQTPATQSNASQKASRAATTGMKLAMGGVGGSLALASGVTMTLLFGMVFALGLSLVFILGSNDPLQGLAIAIGITLVFNIAAFFLSPFMMDLTQGWLYQTRWVELAEVESLSPETAKVIRQVCEQKKLKTPRLGIINDQNPTAFTYGSLPNSARLIVSQGLFTYLDDDEIATVYAHELGHIVHWDFAVMTVASTLVQICYLIYSTARKLGRGGDNKIKDAIQTAGLVAYVFYVIGTYLLLYLSRTREYFADHFAAESTGNPNGLSRALVKIAYGILEEGSRTQEPSRLIEGTRALGIYDHKAAASTGTAYRIASDTQKIGRVFLWDMFNPWGWWMELNSTHPLTGKRVRALSTYAEQLGLPTEFDMGRVIGEGKTLSKSRLYGNFFLDVVLYGAETIGFLVGLVMGVILWSSSPNTGLAFGAPLIGLGIGIVIKALVMFPDYKQAAETDILTLMSDPYASPLRGQPAKLEGLLIGRGDAGYKFGSDLKIQDRSGMLYLHYASRFGPIGNFLFGMKRVKSLIGEQVGAVGWFRRGVAPWMDLIQLQSENGTIVNSYHRFWSFILGGGSIILGVVLIMFLSR